In the Sarcophilus harrisii chromosome 3, mSarHar1.11, whole genome shotgun sequence genome, one interval contains:
- the IL18 gene encoding interleukin-18 — MAGEMYCDMDDNVFNLVDIEFRDGSLYFKAEDDDYLESDDFHKLEEPKHAILRNVDNRVVMKKSGMDIAVLESMTDHEIQANASQTTFIIQAYKETVPTALAVAILVKNKNQIYSLSCQNKEVQFKEGAVPNYIAAARSDYIFYQKKVIGHNKMQFESSLYRGYFLACKKERGYFKLVLKEGCEGVDELKMFSVHFCSVSI, encoded by the exons ATGGCTGGTGAAATGTACTGTGATATGGATGACAATGTTTTCAACCTTGTGGATATAGAGTTTCGAGATGGTTCACTTTACTTCAAAG ctgAAGATGATG ATTACTTGGAATCAGATGATTTCCATAAGTTGGAAGAACCAAAACATGCAATCTTAAGAAACGTGGACAATCGAGTTGTCATGAAAAAAAGTGGGATGGACATAGCGGTGTTGGAGTCCATGACTGATCATGAGATTCAag CAAATGCATCCCAAACTACATTCATAATTCAAGCTTATAAAGAGACTGTACCCACCGCTTTGGCAGTAGCCATCTTGGTGAAGAATAAAAACCAGATTTATAGTCTATCCTGCCAAAATAAAGAAGTTCAATTTAAG gaAGGTGCTGTTCCAAATTATATTGCAGCTGCAAGAAGTGATTATATATTCTACCAAAAGAAGGTTATAGGGCACAATAAGATGCAATTTGAGTCTTCATTGTACCGAGGATACTTTCTGGCTTGTAAGAAGGAACGAGGCtattttaaacttgttttaaaaGAAGGTTGTGAAGGAGTGGATGAGTTAAAGATGTTTAGTGTTCATTTTTGTTCAGTttcaatctag